A genome region from Thermococcus gorgonarius includes the following:
- a CDS encoding class I SAM-dependent methyltransferase yields the protein MSHYYSEDPSTPLKTKTIEVCLRGHCFKFVTASGVFSFGKLDRGTELLIESMVLDDDWRVLDLGCGYGAIGIVASRFVDYVVMTDVNRRAVAMAKKNLKINGVRNAEVRWGNLYEPVRGEKFDSIITNPPVHAGKEVLREIVINAPRHLNDGGLLQLVIRTKQGANYIKALMEESFTEVRELAKGSGYRVYAGIA from the coding sequence ATGAGCCACTACTACTCTGAAGACCCCAGCACGCCGTTGAAGACCAAAACGATAGAGGTCTGCCTCAGGGGACACTGCTTCAAGTTCGTAACGGCAAGTGGAGTCTTCTCCTTCGGGAAGCTAGACCGCGGAACCGAACTGCTAATAGAGAGCATGGTACTCGACGATGACTGGCGCGTCCTCGACTTGGGCTGTGGTTACGGTGCGATAGGAATAGTTGCCTCCCGATTCGTTGATTACGTGGTGATGACCGACGTTAACCGGCGGGCAGTTGCTATGGCGAAGAAAAACTTAAAAATCAACGGCGTTAGAAACGCCGAGGTTAGGTGGGGAAACCTTTACGAGCCCGTGAGGGGAGAGAAGTTCGATTCAATAATCACGAACCCCCCAGTTCACGCGGGTAAAGAAGTCCTGAGGGAAATAGTTATAAACGCCCCACGGCATCTCAACGACGGGGGGTTGCTTCAGCTGGTCATCCGCACCAAGCAGGGCGCAAACTATATTAAGGCCCTGATGGAGGAGAGCTTTACCGAAGTGAGAGAGCTGGCTAAGGGGTCTGGCTATCGCGTGTATGCCGGGATCGCCTAG
- the rpsB gene encoding 30S ribosomal protein S2: MEGYLVPLDQYLAAGVHIGTQQKTQDMKKFIYRVRQDGLYVLDVRKTDERLRIAGKFLAKFDPESILAVSVRLYGQKPVKKFGEVTGAKTIPGRFLPGTMTNPQVKNFFEPDVLIVTDPRADHQAMKEAIEIGIPIVALVDTENFLSYVDLAIPTNNKGRKALALIYWILAREILYNRKEIESREDFKVPVEDFEMRIIRT; this comes from the coding sequence ATGGAGGGATATCTGGTTCCGCTCGATCAGTATCTGGCTGCCGGTGTCCACATCGGAACCCAGCAGAAGACCCAGGACATGAAGAAGTTCATCTACAGGGTTAGACAGGACGGTCTCTACGTCCTCGATGTCAGGAAGACCGACGAGCGCTTAAGGATCGCCGGCAAGTTCCTGGCCAAGTTCGACCCGGAGAGCATCCTGGCTGTGAGCGTCAGGCTCTACGGCCAGAAGCCCGTCAAGAAGTTCGGTGAGGTTACCGGTGCCAAGACAATACCCGGCCGTTTCCTCCCTGGAACAATGACCAACCCACAGGTTAAGAACTTCTTCGAGCCGGACGTTCTCATCGTCACCGACCCGAGGGCCGACCACCAGGCTATGAAGGAAGCCATTGAGATTGGCATTCCGATAGTTGCCCTCGTTGACACCGAGAATTTCCTCAGCTACGTCGACTTGGCCATACCGACCAACAACAAGGGCAGGAAAGCTTTGGCCCTCATCTACTGGATCCTCGCAAGGGAGATCCTCTACAACAGGAAGGAAATTGAGAGCAGGGAAGACTTCAAGGTTCCGGTTGAGGACTTCGAGATGAGGATCATCAGGACTTGA
- a CDS encoding 50S ribosomal protein L40e, which translates to MARFPEAEARIFRKYVCMRCGATNPWKAKKCRKCGYRGLRPKAREPRGGMGR; encoded by the coding sequence ATGGCGAGATTCCCTGAGGCTGAGGCAAGGATATTTAGGAAGTACGTCTGCATGCGCTGCGGTGCTACTAACCCGTGGAAAGCCAAGAAGTGCAGGAAGTGTGGCTACAGGGGGCTTAGACCAAAGGCGAGAGAGCCGCGCGGTGGAATGGGACGCTGA
- a CDS encoding 30S ribosomal protein S13, producing the protein MTENFRHIVRVAGVDLDGNKQLRWALTGIKGIGINFATMVLRVAGIDPFMKAGYLTDEQVKLIEKILEDPVAHGIPAWAVNRPKDYETGKDMHLITAKLVMAWREDINRLRRIRAYRGIRHELGLPVRGQRTRSNFRHGTTVGVSRKKK; encoded by the coding sequence ATGACTGAGAACTTCAGGCACATAGTCCGCGTTGCGGGCGTTGATCTAGACGGAAACAAACAGCTTAGGTGGGCACTGACTGGTATAAAGGGAATAGGAATAAACTTTGCCACGATGGTCCTGAGAGTAGCTGGCATAGACCCGTTCATGAAGGCAGGCTACCTCACGGACGAGCAGGTCAAGCTGATAGAGAAAATCCTCGAGGATCCGGTAGCCCATGGAATTCCTGCATGGGCAGTCAACAGGCCGAAGGACTATGAGACTGGTAAAGACATGCACCTTATCACCGCCAAGCTTGTCATGGCCTGGCGTGAGGACATCAACAGGCTGAGGAGGATAAGGGCTTACCGCGGTATCAGGCACGAGCTTGGTCTCCCGGTTAGGGGCCAGAGAACGAGGTCAAACTTCAGGCATGGAACTACTGTTGGTGTTAGCAGGAAGAAGAAGTGA
- a CDS encoding 30S ribosomal protein S4, translating to MGDPKRQRKKYETPSHPWIKERLDRERVLMRKYALKNKKELWRHETQLKEFRRRARRLLAARGKQAEIERQQLLQRLYRLGLLPADAVLDDVLSLTVEDVLDRRLQTIVYKKGLARTIKQARQLIVHGHIEVNGQIIRSPGYLVLREEEDSITYAKGSPFAKESHPERMVIEQAKQGGEA from the coding sequence ATGGGAGACCCGAAGAGGCAGAGGAAGAAGTACGAGACTCCCTCTCACCCGTGGATTAAGGAGAGACTCGACCGCGAGAGAGTCCTCATGAGGAAGTACGCCCTCAAGAACAAGAAGGAGCTCTGGCGCCACGAGACCCAGCTCAAGGAGTTCAGGCGTAGGGCGAGAAGACTCCTCGCAGCCCGTGGAAAGCAGGCCGAGATCGAGAGGCAGCAGCTCCTTCAGAGGCTCTACAGGCTCGGCCTCCTTCCGGCCGATGCCGTCCTCGATGATGTCCTTTCCCTCACCGTCGAGGACGTTCTTGACAGGAGGCTGCAGACCATCGTCTACAAGAAGGGCCTTGCCAGGACCATAAAGCAGGCCAGGCAGCTTATAGTTCACGGACACATCGAGGTCAACGGTCAGATAATCCGTTCCCCGGGTTATCTCGTTCTCCGTGAGGAAGAGGACTCGATAACCTACGCCAAGGGCTCACCTTTCGCTAAGGAGAGCCACCCTGAGAGGATGGTTATTGAACAGGCTAAACAGGGTGGTGAGGCATGA
- a CDS encoding DUF835 domain-containing protein: MMFPKLAKSWRAKKNVDEKGTRIISPMELGDVILSVSKLFPVLFVGRIPPKALFSYLRVPAGKVKPLWLTTVETQSPYAINPRHLYKLGAIIEREVKANGSQVIVDGIEYLIIENGLEPTLKFLGQVKDVTALHGSSLYVVASDALSEKEVVPIRRVLGLP, translated from the coding sequence ATGATGTTCCCAAAGCTAGCAAAATCGTGGAGAGCAAAAAAGAACGTTGATGAAAAAGGTACCAGAATAATTTCACCAATGGAGCTTGGGGATGTGATTCTCTCCGTATCTAAACTGTTTCCAGTTCTTTTTGTCGGCAGGATTCCACCAAAGGCTCTCTTCTCTTACTTGAGAGTCCCAGCAGGAAAAGTAAAACCATTATGGCTTACGACGGTTGAAACGCAGAGCCCCTACGCAATTAACCCAAGACATCTGTATAAACTTGGGGCAATAATTGAGAGAGAAGTAAAAGCAAACGGGTCCCAAGTAATAGTTGATGGAATCGAGTATCTTATAATAGAAAACGGATTGGAACCAACCCTAAAGTTCCTGGGACAAGTAAAAGACGTAACGGCTCTTCATGGGTCAAGTCTCTATGTGGTGGCAAGCGACGCCCTGAGCGAGAAGGAGGTAGTCCCCATAAGAAGGGTTTTAGGTTTACCGTAG
- a CDS encoding DNA-directed RNA polymerase subunit K yields MFKYTRFEKARIIGARALQIAMGAPVLVDVPEGATPLQAAIIEFEMGVIPITVVRPV; encoded by the coding sequence ATGTTCAAGTATACCCGCTTCGAAAAGGCCCGCATTATCGGAGCGAGGGCTCTCCAGATAGCAATGGGTGCCCCTGTGCTGGTAGACGTTCCGGAGGGGGCTACTCCGCTCCAGGCCGCGATAATCGAGTTTGAAATGGGAGTAATCCCAATAACAGTCGTAAGACCCGTATGA
- a CDS encoding FUN14 domain-containing protein gives MEFNLGSMIGDVGVGGVAGFITGYALKKFMKIVMTIIGAYILSLFWLQQKGVITINTQKLFNLAESATSQTVGLAQKAVGLLPGTGAFIAGFYLGFQKG, from the coding sequence ATGGAGTTTAACCTTGGAAGTATGATAGGGGACGTTGGTGTTGGGGGAGTAGCGGGATTCATCACTGGCTACGCTCTGAAGAAGTTCATGAAAATAGTGATGACGATAATTGGTGCCTATATACTCAGCCTGTTCTGGCTCCAGCAGAAGGGAGTCATAACAATAAACACACAGAAACTGTTCAACTTGGCTGAGAGTGCAACCTCTCAGACAGTTGGTCTGGCCCAGAAGGCCGTTGGTCTTCTTCCCGGAACTGGTGCTTTCATAGCGGGTTTTTACTTGGGGTTCCAAAAGGGATGA
- the mce gene encoding methylmalonyl-CoA epimerase codes for MFKKIDHVGIAVKNLEEAIKVWEGLGLKVDDIEEVPDQKVRTAIIHIGESRIELLEPTAEDSPIAKFIAKRGEGIHHIALGVDNIEEHLKELKEKGYRLIDEKPRIGAGGAKIAFVHPKAVTGVLLELCQRE; via the coding sequence ATGTTCAAGAAGATAGACCACGTCGGTATAGCCGTTAAGAACCTTGAAGAGGCCATAAAGGTATGGGAAGGCCTCGGCCTCAAGGTTGATGATATTGAAGAGGTTCCGGACCAGAAGGTTAGAACCGCAATAATCCACATCGGAGAGAGCAGGATAGAGCTTCTGGAGCCAACGGCAGAGGACTCACCGATAGCGAAGTTCATAGCGAAGCGCGGTGAGGGGATACACCACATAGCCCTCGGCGTTGACAACATCGAAGAGCACCTCAAAGAGCTGAAGGAGAAGGGTTACCGCCTGATAGACGAGAAGCCGAGGATAGGCGCTGGCGGGGCAAAGATAGCCTTTGTGCACCCGAAGGCGGTAACAGGTGTTCTCCTCGAACTCTGCCAGAGGGAGTGA
- a CDS encoding metallophosphoesterase family protein, whose amino-acid sequence MAYVAVLANINGNFPAFAKALERIEELKEEGYEIEKYYILGNIIGLFPYPKETIDALEDLMKENKVKVIRGKFDQIIAESDPHAEGPGYIDRLDLPHYIKKALKYTWEKLGHEGREFIRDLPIYLVDKIGKNDIFGVYGSPLNPFEGEVLPDQPTSYYEAIMRPVKDYEILFVSSPRYPVNAMTRYGRVICPGSVGYPPGREHKATFALVDVDTLHTKFIEVEYNKKLIEEKIKNEGLPEEIVKILYHRKV is encoded by the coding sequence ATGGCGTACGTGGCTGTTCTAGCAAACATAAACGGGAACTTCCCGGCGTTCGCAAAGGCCCTTGAAAGGATTGAAGAGTTAAAAGAAGAAGGTTATGAAATTGAGAAGTACTACATCCTAGGCAACATTATAGGACTCTTCCCATACCCAAAGGAGACCATTGACGCGCTAGAGGACTTAATGAAGGAGAACAAGGTAAAGGTGATCCGCGGTAAATTCGACCAGATCATCGCGGAAAGCGATCCACACGCGGAGGGCCCGGGTTACATAGACAGACTGGATCTCCCCCACTACATCAAAAAGGCCCTAAAGTACACATGGGAAAAGCTCGGGCATGAGGGAAGAGAGTTCATAAGGGATCTGCCAATTTACTTAGTGGACAAAATAGGGAAAAACGACATCTTCGGCGTTTATGGAAGCCCGCTTAATCCCTTTGAAGGAGAAGTACTACCAGATCAACCTACAAGCTACTATGAGGCTATAATGAGGCCAGTAAAGGACTACGAGATACTCTTCGTCTCGTCCCCGAGGTATCCCGTGAACGCAATGACCAGGTACGGAAGGGTTATCTGCCCCGGAAGCGTAGGCTACCCACCGGGAAGAGAACACAAGGCAACGTTTGCACTGGTGGACGTGGATACTCTGCATACGAAGTTCATAGAGGTCGAGTACAACAAGAAGTTAATCGAGGAAAAGATAAAGAACGAGGGTCTCCCTGAGGAGATCGTTAAGATACTCTATCATAGAAAAGTCTGA
- a CDS encoding PadR family transcriptional regulator, whose product MTSPMERLKIKITKEVLWLYILSLLKERPMYAYELKQRIKENFGFEPATVSSYVVLYKLEKDGYVTSEWQENETGKPLRKYYRLTPKGEKLLEEGVAFLEEILSKLKK is encoded by the coding sequence ATGACGAGCCCAATGGAGAGATTGAAAATTAAAATAACAAAGGAAGTTCTGTGGCTCTATATACTCAGCCTCCTTAAAGAGAGGCCCATGTACGCATATGAGCTGAAGCAGAGAATAAAGGAAAACTTTGGGTTCGAACCCGCGACGGTGAGTTCCTACGTCGTCCTATACAAGCTGGAAAAAGATGGCTACGTAACTTCGGAGTGGCAGGAAAATGAGACCGGAAAACCACTTAGGAAGTATTACCGTCTAACCCCCAAAGGAGAGAAACTGCTGGAAGAGGGCGTAGCTTTTCTCGAAGAGATACTCTCAAAATTGAAGAAATGA
- a CDS encoding 30S ribosomal protein S9 — translation MRVIQTAGKRKTAIARATIREGKGRVRINHKPVEIIEPEIARFTIMEPLILAGEEIVSKVDIDVKVEGGGFMGQAEAARVAIARALVEWTNDMNLKEKFMKYDRTMLVGDSRRTEPHKPNRSTKGPRAKRQKSYR, via the coding sequence ATGAGGGTCATCCAGACTGCTGGAAAGAGAAAGACGGCCATCGCGAGGGCCACCATAAGGGAAGGAAAGGGTCGCGTCAGGATCAACCACAAGCCCGTTGAGATAATCGAGCCCGAGATAGCGCGCTTCACTATAATGGAGCCCCTGATCCTTGCCGGTGAGGAAATCGTCAGCAAGGTTGACATTGACGTCAAGGTTGAAGGCGGCGGCTTCATGGGACAGGCCGAAGCAGCGCGCGTCGCCATAGCCAGGGCCCTCGTCGAGTGGACCAACGACATGAACCTGAAGGAAAAGTTTATGAAGTACGACAGGACTATGCTCGTTGGTGACAGCAGGAGGACCGAGCCTCACAAGCCCAACCGCTCGACCAAGGGTCCGAGGGCCAAGAGGCAGAAGTCCTACCGCTGA
- a CDS encoding alpha-amylase family glycosyl hydrolase, whose product MSKERQLYLRKMCNTTGDTMDPKKLVIYEVFPRNHTEEGTLKALTEDLPRIKSLGVDYVWLMPIYPIGEEGRKGTLGSPYAIKDYRSINPELGTFEDFKALVGKAHSLGLKVMIDIVYNHASRDSILFQDHPEWFYTENGSPSRKVPDWSDVYNLDYSKPELWDYQIETLKFWARYVDGFRCDVAPLVPLEFWKRAKAEVSKVNPNILWLAETVHPSFVRWLRARGFAVHSDPEMHAVFHLTYDYDGREILEAYLRGEKSLESYADYLNVQEALYPAEYAKLRFLENHDTPRAASIFRDEFRLRNWTALAFMLKGATLVYAGQEYAIKEAPNLFEKDPILWETGDEEFLRFFKRLISIKKALKCENQRVRALKDGVLVVECDNATGIFNVEGKIGEIELEISGKNLLTGEAVRSRNGKLELGFEPLIVLRRG is encoded by the coding sequence ATGTCAAAGGAACGTCAGCTTTATCTTAGGAAAATGTGTAACACCACCGGTGATACCATGGACCCGAAGAAGCTGGTCATCTACGAGGTCTTCCCCAGAAATCATACTGAGGAAGGAACTCTCAAAGCCCTGACGGAGGATCTTCCCAGGATAAAGTCCCTCGGCGTGGATTACGTCTGGCTCATGCCCATATACCCAATAGGGGAGGAGGGAAGGAAGGGAACTCTTGGCTCCCCCTACGCGATAAAGGACTACCGGTCTATAAATCCCGAGCTCGGAACCTTTGAGGACTTCAAGGCTTTAGTTGGCAAGGCTCACTCTCTGGGTCTGAAAGTCATGATAGACATCGTGTACAACCACGCCTCCCGGGATTCCATCCTGTTCCAGGATCATCCCGAGTGGTTTTATACTGAGAACGGATCCCCCTCCCGGAAGGTCCCGGACTGGAGCGATGTCTATAACCTCGACTACTCCAAGCCCGAACTCTGGGACTACCAGATAGAGACCCTCAAGTTCTGGGCCAGATACGTGGATGGCTTCAGGTGTGATGTGGCCCCTCTGGTTCCCCTTGAGTTCTGGAAGAGGGCGAAGGCAGAGGTTTCCAAGGTGAACCCCAACATTCTCTGGCTTGCCGAGACGGTACATCCCTCCTTCGTGCGCTGGCTGAGGGCCAGGGGGTTTGCGGTCCACTCGGATCCGGAAATGCATGCGGTTTTCCACCTCACCTACGACTACGACGGGAGAGAAATCCTTGAAGCCTACCTGAGAGGAGAGAAAAGCCTCGAGAGCTACGCTGACTATCTGAACGTTCAGGAAGCGTTGTATCCAGCGGAGTACGCGAAGCTCCGTTTCCTGGAAAACCATGATACCCCACGGGCGGCCTCTATATTCAGAGATGAATTCAGGCTCAGGAACTGGACCGCGCTTGCTTTCATGCTCAAGGGAGCGACACTCGTTTATGCCGGTCAGGAATACGCGATAAAAGAGGCCCCGAATCTCTTTGAGAAGGACCCCATCCTCTGGGAGACTGGCGATGAGGAGTTCTTGAGGTTCTTCAAGAGGCTTATTTCCATCAAGAAGGCCTTGAAATGTGAGAACCAAAGGGTGAGGGCACTCAAAGACGGCGTGCTTGTTGTAGAGTGTGATAACGCGACTGGGATCTTCAACGTAGAGGGGAAGATCGGGGAGATCGAACTGGAGATCAGCGGAAAGAACCTTCTCACGGGGGAAGCCGTGAGGAGCAGGAACGGGAAATTGGAGTTGGGCTTTGAGCCCCTGATAGTCCTCCGGCGTGGTTAG
- a CDS encoding 50S ribosomal protein L18e, whose protein sequence is MVKRTGPTDVNLRRLIRYLRKKSNEEGVKIWKDIAWRLERPRRQRAEVNISKINRYTKEGDIVIVPGSVLGAGRLEHKVTVAAWKFSETAKRKIVEAGGEVLTIEELIERNPKGSGVIIME, encoded by the coding sequence ATGGTCAAGAGAACTGGACCGACTGACGTGAACCTGAGGAGACTCATCCGCTATCTTCGGAAAAAATCAAACGAAGAGGGAGTTAAGATCTGGAAGGACATCGCCTGGCGTCTCGAAAGGCCGAGAAGGCAGAGGGCAGAGGTCAACATTAGCAAAATAAACCGCTACACCAAAGAAGGCGACATCGTCATCGTTCCAGGAAGCGTCTTGGGCGCTGGAAGGCTTGAACACAAGGTCACCGTTGCCGCCTGGAAGTTCAGCGAGACTGCCAAGAGGAAGATAGTCGAGGCCGGTGGGGAGGTTCTCACGATTGAGGAGCTCATCGAGAGAAACCCGAAGGGTAGTGGAGTAATCATAATGGAGTGA
- a CDS encoding DNA-directed RNA polymerase subunit D has translation MEPKFEILEKKEDALKFILRGVDVAFANALRRTILAEVPTFAVDEVEFFENDSALFDEIIAHRLAMIPLTTPHTRFSLDSLELDDYTVTLSLQVEGPGVVYSGDLKSDDPEIKPANPNIPIVKLAEGQKLVLNAYARLGRGKDHAKWQPGFVYYKYLTRIHVSKEVPEWEELKELAEKRGLPLEENEKELVIETTKAFYLPRKFEAYKGEKIREEVVPNTFVFTVETNGELPVEEIVSTALKILMRKSDRFINELHKLAD, from the coding sequence ATGGAGCCGAAGTTTGAAATTCTTGAAAAAAAGGAAGATGCCCTGAAGTTCATTCTTCGTGGCGTTGATGTGGCTTTTGCCAATGCCCTTAGGAGGACTATTTTGGCAGAGGTTCCGACTTTTGCAGTTGACGAGGTTGAATTTTTCGAGAACGATTCAGCTCTGTTTGACGAGATAATAGCCCATAGGCTGGCTATGATCCCTCTGACAACGCCACACACGAGGTTTTCTCTTGATTCCCTGGAACTGGACGACTACACGGTTACCCTTTCCCTCCAGGTTGAGGGTCCGGGGGTCGTTTACTCCGGCGATCTCAAGAGCGATGACCCCGAAATTAAGCCCGCCAATCCCAATATCCCAATAGTAAAGCTCGCCGAAGGCCAGAAACTTGTACTCAACGCGTATGCCAGGCTGGGAAGAGGTAAGGATCACGCCAAATGGCAGCCGGGCTTTGTTTACTACAAGTACCTCACGAGGATCCATGTGAGCAAGGAAGTCCCTGAGTGGGAAGAACTTAAAGAATTGGCCGAAAAGAGAGGTCTTCCCCTTGAGGAAAATGAAAAGGAGCTCGTGATAGAGACTACCAAGGCTTTCTACCTCCCCCGCAAATTTGAGGCATACAAAGGCGAGAAGATCAGGGAAGAAGTGGTGCCCAATACGTTCGTCTTTACTGTAGAAACGAACGGAGAACTCCCCGTTGAGGAAATCGTCAGCACAGCACTCAAGATACTCATGAGGAAGAGCGATAGATTTATAAACGAACTCCATAAATTAGCCGACTGA
- a CDS encoding DNA-directed RNA polymerase subunit N — protein MIVPVRCFTCGRVIGDKYYEFRKRVEAGEDPGKVLDDLGIERYCCRRTLLSHVELIDQVMQYKVY, from the coding sequence TTGATAGTCCCCGTAAGGTGCTTCACTTGCGGTCGCGTGATAGGCGACAAATACTACGAGTTCAGGAAGAGGGTTGAGGCCGGGGAAGACCCGGGTAAGGTACTTGATGATCTCGGGATAGAGAGGTACTGCTGCAGAAGGACCCTCCTGAGCCATGTCGAGCTCATAGACCAGGTCATGCAGTATAAGGTGTATTAA
- a CDS encoding RNA-guided pseudouridylation complex pseudouridine synthase subunit Cbf5 yields the protein MARDEVRRILPADIKREVLIKDEKAETNPKWGFPPEKRPMEMHIQFGIINLDKPPGPTSHEVVAWVKRLFNLSKAGHGGTLDPKVSGILPVALERATRVVQALLPAGKEYVALMHLHGDVPEDRILAVMKEFEGEIIQRPPLRSAVKRRLRTRKVYYIEVLEIDGRDVLFRVGVEAGTYIRSLIHHIGLALGVGAHMAELRRTRSGPFKEDETLVTLHDLVDYYHFWKEDGIEEYFRKAIQPMEKAVEHLPKVWIRDSAVSAVTHGADLAVPGIVKLHKGIKKGDLVAIMTLKDELVALGKATMTSGEMLQKNKGIAVDVDKVFMPREWYPKLWAK from the coding sequence ATGGCGAGGGACGAAGTCAGGAGGATTTTGCCTGCCGACATAAAGCGAGAAGTCCTGATCAAGGACGAGAAGGCCGAGACGAATCCGAAGTGGGGCTTTCCGCCGGAGAAGAGACCCATGGAGATGCACATACAGTTCGGCATAATAAACCTCGACAAGCCGCCGGGGCCGACGAGCCACGAGGTTGTTGCATGGGTCAAGAGGCTCTTCAACCTCAGCAAGGCCGGCCACGGTGGGACCTTAGACCCGAAGGTCAGCGGAATCCTCCCGGTCGCGCTTGAAAGAGCCACCCGCGTGGTTCAGGCCCTCCTTCCTGCAGGAAAGGAGTACGTTGCTCTAATGCACCTTCACGGCGACGTTCCCGAGGATAGAATCCTCGCCGTCATGAAGGAATTCGAGGGCGAGATAATCCAGAGGCCACCTCTAAGGAGCGCGGTCAAGAGAAGGCTTAGGACGAGGAAGGTCTACTACATCGAGGTGCTTGAGATAGACGGCAGGGACGTTCTCTTCCGCGTTGGTGTCGAGGCTGGAACATACATTCGCTCTCTCATCCATCACATAGGCCTTGCTCTGGGAGTTGGAGCGCACATGGCCGAGTTGCGCCGTACCAGAAGCGGTCCATTCAAGGAGGACGAGACGCTGGTGACTCTTCACGACCTCGTTGACTACTACCACTTCTGGAAGGAGGACGGCATCGAGGAATACTTCAGGAAGGCGATACAGCCGATGGAGAAGGCAGTTGAACACCTCCCCAAGGTGTGGATAAGGGACTCCGCGGTTTCAGCGGTCACCCACGGTGCTGATCTAGCGGTTCCTGGCATAGTGAAGTTACACAAGGGTATCAAGAAAGGGGATTTGGTTGCCATAATGACCCTTAAGGACGAGCTGGTGGCACTCGGCAAGGCCACGATGACGAGCGGCGAGATGCTCCAAAAGAACAAGGGCATAGCCGTCGATGTTGACAAGGTCTTCATGCCGAGGGAGTGGTACCCCAAACTTTGGGCCAAGTGA
- a CDS encoding 30S ribosomal protein S11, with product MSEETQQVNLKKKEKWGVAHIYSSYNNTIIHITDITGAETVSRWSGGMVVKADRDEPSPYAAMIAARRAAEEAMEKGFVGVHIKVRAPGGSKSKSPGPGAQAAIRALARAGLKIGRVEDVTPIPHDGTRPKGGRRGRRV from the coding sequence ATGAGCGAGGAAACCCAGCAGGTTAACCTCAAAAAGAAGGAGAAGTGGGGAGTTGCTCACATCTACTCAAGCTACAACAACACTATAATCCACATAACTGACATCACCGGAGCGGAAACTGTGAGCAGATGGAGCGGTGGTATGGTCGTCAAGGCCGACAGGGACGAGCCATCCCCGTACGCGGCTATGATAGCTGCAAGGAGAGCTGCCGAAGAGGCCATGGAAAAGGGTTTCGTTGGTGTCCACATAAAAGTCCGCGCTCCTGGGGGAAGCAAGAGCAAGAGCCCTGGTCCTGGTGCCCAGGCGGCCATTAGAGCCCTCGCTAGAGCGGGACTAAAGATAGGCCGTGTTGAGGACGTTACACCAATACCCCACGACGGTACCAGGCCAAAGGGTGGAAGAAGGGGTAGACGCGTCTGA
- the rplM gene encoding 50S ribosomal protein L13 → MRIINAEGLILGRLASKVAKMLLEGEEVVIVNAEKAIITGNREDIFAKYKQRTELRTRTNPRRGPFYPKRSDEIVRRTIRGMLPWKTDRGRKAFKRLKVYVGVPKEFEGKEFETISEAHMSRLATPKYVTVGEVAKFLGGKF, encoded by the coding sequence ATGAGGATTATTAACGCTGAAGGACTCATACTCGGAAGGCTTGCCTCAAAGGTTGCCAAGATGCTCCTCGAAGGAGAAGAAGTCGTCATAGTCAACGCAGAAAAGGCTATCATCACAGGAAACCGCGAGGACATCTTTGCCAAGTACAAGCAGAGGACAGAACTTAGAACCAGAACCAACCCCAGGAGGGGACCATTCTACCCGAAGAGGAGCGACGAGATCGTCAGGAGAACCATCAGGGGAATGCTCCCGTGGAAGACCGACCGCGGAAGGAAGGCCTTTAAGAGGCTCAAGGTCTACGTTGGCGTTCCCAAGGAGTTTGAAGGTAAGGAGTTCGAGACCATAAGCGAGGCTCACATGTCGAGGCTTGCAACTCCCAAGTACGTCACCGTTGGTGAGGTTGCCAAGTTCCTCGGTGGAAAGTTCTGA